A region from the Janthinobacterium agaricidamnosum genome encodes:
- the xylF gene encoding D-xylose ABC transporter substrate-binding protein, translating to MTAMLALSSSAALADAKNPKIGFSIDDLRVERWTRDRDFFIAAAEKQGAKVFVQSADASEQRQISQIENLISRGVDVLVIVPFNATVLNNTVKEAKKAGIKVLSYDRLILNADIDAYISFDNEKVGEMQAEGVTKLQPKGNYYLLGGSPTDNNAKMLREGQMKVLKPFIDKGDIKIVGQQWVKDWSATEALSIVENALTANGNKIDAIVASNDGTAGGAIQALAAQKLAGKVPVSGQDADLAAVKRVIAGTQSMTVYKPLKTIAAEAAKLAVQLARNEKPAYNSSYDNGLKKVSTVLLKPTPLTKANVNILVDDGFYTKAQLGN from the coding sequence ATGACCGCCATGCTGGCATTGAGCAGCAGCGCCGCCCTGGCCGATGCGAAAAACCCGAAGATCGGCTTTTCCATCGACGACTTGCGCGTGGAACGCTGGACGCGCGACCGCGATTTCTTCATCGCCGCCGCCGAAAAGCAGGGCGCCAAGGTCTTCGTGCAGTCGGCCGACGCCAGCGAGCAGCGCCAGATTTCGCAGATCGAAAACCTGATCTCGCGCGGCGTCGATGTGCTGGTGATCGTGCCGTTCAATGCCACGGTGCTCAACAACACCGTCAAGGAAGCGAAAAAGGCCGGCATCAAGGTGTTGTCGTATGACCGCCTGATCCTGAACGCCGATATCGATGCGTATATCTCGTTCGACAACGAGAAAGTGGGAGAGATGCAGGCCGAAGGCGTGACCAAGCTGCAGCCGAAGGGCAATTACTATTTGCTGGGCGGCTCGCCCACCGACAACAACGCCAAGATGCTGCGCGAAGGCCAGATGAAGGTGCTCAAACCGTTCATCGACAAGGGCGATATCAAGATCGTCGGCCAGCAGTGGGTGAAGGACTGGAGCGCCACCGAAGCGCTGTCCATCGTGGAAAACGCGCTGACGGCCAACGGCAACAAGATCGATGCCATCGTCGCCTCGAACGACGGCACGGCCGGCGGCGCCATCCAGGCCCTGGCCGCGCAAAAACTGGCCGGCAAGGTGCCGGTCTCGGGCCAGGACGCCGATCTGGCGGCGGTCAAACGCGTCATCGCCGGCACGCAGTCGATGACCGTCTACAAACCCCTGAAAACCATCGCCGCCGAAGCGGCCAAGCTGGCCGTGCAACTGGCGCGCAATGAAAAGCCCGCCTACAACTCCAGCTATGACAACGGCCTGAAAAAAGTCAGCACGGTGCTGCTCAAACCCACGCCCTTGACCAAGGCGAACGTGAACATTCTCGTCGACGACGGT
- a CDS encoding IlvD/Edd family dehydratase — MSTSGNRQVRRFRSQDWFDNPDHIDMTALYLERFMNYGITAEELRSGRPIIGIAQSGSDISPCNRIHLELAQRVRDGIRDAGGIPMEFPLHPIFENCRRPTAALDRNLAYLGLVEILHGYPIDAVVLTTGCDKTTPAQLMAATTVDIPAIVLSGGPMLDGWMDGELVGSGAAIWKGRRQLSAGLIDNDKFLQIAAASAPSAGHCNTMGTASTMNALAEALGMSLTGCSAIPAPYRERGQIAYATGRRIVGMAHDDVRPSSILTREAFLDAIIVNAAIGGSTNAQPHLMAMARHAGVALHSSDWMAHGYDVPLLLNMQPAGKYLGERFHRAGGVPAVMWELQQAGLLHADRLTVTGQSMAANLQGRESADREMIRPFAAPLKEKAGFMALQGNLFDFAIMKTSVISPAFRERYLSRPGSEGVFEARAIVFDGSADYHARINDPALNIDDSCMLVMRGAGPVGWPGSAEVVNMQPPDALLKAGILNLPTLGDGRQSGTSDSPSILNASPESAVGGGLALLRTGDIIRVDLNGGQCDMLVDAAELARRAQELPPPVNGSATPWQEIYRASVGQLETGACMELALKYRAVGQTLPRHNH; from the coding sequence ATGAGCACCTCAGGCAACCGCCAGGTGCGGCGCTTCCGCTCGCAGGACTGGTTCGATAATCCCGACCACATCGACATGACGGCGCTGTACCTCGAGCGCTTCATGAACTACGGTATCACGGCCGAGGAACTGCGCTCGGGCCGGCCCATCATCGGCATCGCGCAAAGCGGCAGCGATATCAGCCCCTGCAACCGCATCCACCTGGAGCTGGCCCAGCGCGTGCGCGACGGCATCCGCGACGCGGGCGGCATCCCGATGGAATTCCCGCTGCACCCGATCTTCGAGAACTGCCGCCGTCCCACGGCCGCGCTGGACCGCAACCTCGCGTATCTGGGCCTGGTGGAGATCCTGCATGGCTATCCGATCGACGCCGTGGTGCTGACGACGGGCTGCGACAAGACCACGCCGGCGCAATTGATGGCCGCCACCACGGTGGACATTCCCGCCATCGTGCTGTCGGGCGGCCCCATGCTCGACGGCTGGATGGACGGCGAACTGGTCGGTTCCGGCGCGGCCATCTGGAAGGGCCGCCGCCAGCTGTCCGCCGGCTTGATCGACAACGACAAATTCCTGCAGATCGCCGCCGCCTCGGCGCCGTCGGCCGGCCATTGCAACACCATGGGCACGGCATCGACGATGAATGCGCTGGCCGAAGCGCTGGGCATGTCGCTGACGGGCTGCTCGGCCATCCCCGCGCCGTACCGCGAACGGGGCCAGATCGCTTATGCAACGGGGCGCCGCATCGTCGGCATGGCGCATGACGACGTGCGCCCGTCGAGCATCCTCACGCGCGAGGCCTTCCTGGACGCCATCATCGTCAACGCGGCCATCGGCGGCTCCACCAACGCCCAGCCGCACCTGATGGCCATGGCGCGCCATGCGGGCGTGGCATTGCACTCGAGCGACTGGATGGCGCACGGCTACGACGTGCCGCTGCTGTTGAACATGCAGCCGGCCGGGAAGTATCTGGGCGAACGCTTCCACCGCGCCGGCGGCGTGCCGGCCGTGATGTGGGAGCTGCAGCAGGCGGGCCTGCTGCATGCGGACCGGTTGACGGTCACGGGCCAGAGCATGGCGGCCAACTTGCAAGGCCGGGAGAGCGCGGACCGCGAGATGATCCGCCCGTTTGCCGCGCCGCTGAAGGAAAAGGCCGGTTTCATGGCCTTGCAGGGCAACCTGTTCGACTTCGCCATCATGAAAACCAGCGTGATCTCGCCCGCCTTCCGCGAGCGCTATCTGTCGCGCCCTGGCAGCGAGGGCGTGTTCGAGGCGCGCGCCATCGTCTTTGACGGTTCTGCTGACTATCACGCGCGCATCAACGACCCGGCGCTCAATATCGACGACAGCTGCATGCTGGTCATGCGCGGCGCCGGCCCTGTCGGCTGGCCCGGTTCGGCCGAGGTGGTCAACATGCAGCCGCCCGACGCCTTGCTGAAGGCGGGCATTCTGAACCTGCCGACCCTGGGCGATGGGCGCCAGTCGGGCACCTCGGACAGCCCCTCGATCCTGAACGCGTCGCCGGAAAGCGCCGTCGGCGGCGGCCTGGCGCTGCTGCGCACGGGCGACATCATCCGCGTGGACCTGAACGGGGGCCAGTGCGACATGCTGGTCGATGCGGCTGAACTGGCGCGCCGCGCCCAGGAACTGCCGCCGCCCGTCAACGGCAGCGCCACGCCGTGGCAGGAAATCTACCGCGCCAGCGTGGGCCAGCTGGAAACGGGCGCCTGCATGGAGCTGGCCCTGAAATACCGCGCCGTGGGCCAGACCCTGCCGCGCCACAACCATTAG